From the Moraxella sp. FZFQ2102 genome, the window AAAGATGTTGATATTTTTTGCCAATGAGCAAAATGAACCAATTTGCAGTTGAGCACCCTCATCCCATTGATGAATGGATAAATTTTCTATGCCATAGGTATAGCGACCAATGCTGATTGGGCTGTTGCCGATTTTTCCTGTACGAATTTGACCGACGCTCATATGTTTCCTTGTTGATTTGATTGGTAAATGTATTAAAGGCGGGCATGGATTTGGTCTATATCACCACCCCACAGGATCGACATCAATACTCATCCGTACCGCCTTGGTGCTAGGCAGTGCCTGCACCGCTCCCCACCAAGTATCCAAAAAACTGTGCAAGCTTGGTCTGTGTTTGGCAAGAATGAGCATCTGCACTTGATAGCGGTTGTTCTTCTTGGTCATCGGCGCATCAATCGGGCCATTGATGGCAAAAGGATGCGGATTTGGCAGGCAGGCTTTGGCATCGCTAATGGCAGCTTTGGCGCGCGCATAGTGCGTGCTTTCGGCGCGGATCAGCACCGCATGGCTGTAGGGCGGCAGTCCCAATTTGGCACGCTCGCTAAGCAGATCTTGGGCAAAGCTGCCATAGCCATCACGCACCAGATGTACAAGCAGCGGATTGTGTGGCTGCATGGTCTGAATGAATACTTGACCTTGTTTTTGCGCGCGTCCAGCACGACCTGCCACTTGGATGATCTGCTGTGCGGTATGCTCAGGCGAGCGAAAATCGGGCGATAAAAAGCCCAAATCCGCATTGGCAATGACTACAAGCGTGACATTGGGGAAATGATGCCCCTTGGCGATCATCTGCGTGCCGACCAAGATCGCAGGGCGGTCGGTGTGAATCTGCGCGCCTAGGGCGTCCCATGCGCCTTTTTTGCGCATGGTGTCGCGATCGATTTGCAAGATAGGATAAACGGTACTGCTGACCTGTGGATTGGCAAATAAAGCGTGCAAATGCTCAACAAGGCGTGTCGTTCCTGTACCGACGCTATCAAGATTGCTGCTGTTACATTCAGGGCAGTGGCTTGGCAGTGGTGTGATGTAGCCGCAGTGATGGCAGCGCAGGGTGCTGTACATCGGCTGTAGATTGTTCTTATGCACAGTTAGGTGTGCATCACAGTTTGGGCAGTCGGCTTGATGACCGCAGGCGGCACAGATCAGAATCGGCGCATAGCCACGGCGATTGATAAAGACCAGCACCTGCTCGCCTTTGGCAAGCGTATCACGCATCGCGCGCACTGTCTCGGGCGAAAATGTGGTATCGCTAAGCTTGCCATCGGTGTGCATGATGGCTTGGCTGCCCAGTCGCATATCAATCAGTCGTAGTTTGGCTTGGTTGGCATTACCTGCTCTATTATGTAGTTTTAACAAACTAAGCTTGGCATCATTAACCAGCTTTAGATGCTCAAGGCTTGGGGTGGCTGTACCAAGCAGTACAGGGATTTTGGCAAACATCGCGCGTACCATCGCCACATCGCAGGCGTGATAGCGCAGGTGGTCTTGCTGTTTATATGAACTGTCGTGTGCTTCATCGATGATGATCAGACCCAGATGATCAAAAGGATATAGCACGCTTGAGCGCGTGCCGATGATAATCTGCGCTGCGCCTGTCTGACACGCACGCCATCCTGCCAAGCGTTCGCTGTCACTCAGATTAGAATGCAGCACACAAATGGCAGCGGTGAAGCGATTAGCAAAGCGTGATTTGGTCTGTGGGGTAAGCCCAATCTCAGGCACCAAAATCAGCACCTGCTTGCCTTGTGATAGCACATGAGCCATCGCCTGCAGATACACTTCAGTTTTGCCCGAGCCTGTCACACCATCGAGCAAAAACCCCTGATACTGACCGCGATCACAAGCAGAAGTAATCGTATCAATGGCGTGCTGCTGCTCATCATTGGCGGGCAGATGCGACTGTTTGAGCTGTGCTTTTGGTGGGATGGTGGTGGGGGTGATTTGCTCGGTTTGGCTGATTAAGCCCTTATCCAGTAAGGCTTTGAGCGTCTGCCGACTTGCGCCGATGGCGGTGAGTGCGGATAAGTCCATACCGTTATCATGCTGGGCAAGTGCGCTTAATAGTTGGCGTTGTTTTTTGGCAGTTTTGGGCAAGTGCTGTAGTAGCGTATCGATCGGTGTGCTTGGGTCAATCCGATAGACTGTCGATGGCGTGCTGATGGGCTTGCCTTGATTGATAAGTGTCAGCAGCATCACGCTATAGACATCACCCAATGGATGATGATAATACTTGCCAAGCCACTGCGCCAAGCGAATCAGATCATCGCCGATGATGGGCGCGGTATCGATGATATTACTGATGGCTTTGAGCTTATCGGCAGGCACTTGGCTGTCTTGTCGTGCGATGTGTGCAGTGACGATGCCGATTAGCTGCCGTCTGCCAAAGGGTGCGATGACGCGGCTACCGATGGCAGGTAGGGCGAAATTTTTTGGACATAAATAATCAAAAAAATCCCCCACAGGTACCGCCAAAGCGACTTGGATCAGCGTGTCATGAGTGCTTGTCATGGGGGATTGCCGTCTGATTTAGGCATCTAGCTGCGATAAGCGCTCGAGCGATGGTGCGAAATAATACGCCCCTGTCATTGCGGTGGTGACATTTTTAAGCAGTAAGTCAGTCTTACCATCAGTCTCACCAAACATCGATAGCAGCTGCGCTTCGATATTCCACAGGCGCGCAGCATAAGCGATGAACAGTAGGCCGTGCTCACCTGTCACCGTGCCATAAGGCAGGCTGCGGCGGACGATTTCAAGGGTTTTGCCGTCTTCTTTTAAATTGGTACGGCCTAAATGTGAATCAGGCAAGCGATCAGCTTTATCAAATTCGATGTTGTCCGTCTTAGAGCGGCCGATGCACGCTTCTTGCTCGC encodes:
- a CDS encoding primosomal protein N'; the encoded protein is MTSTHDTLIQVALAVPVGDFFDYLCPKNFALPAIGSRVIAPFGRRQLIGIVTAHIARQDSQVPADKLKAISNIIDTAPIIGDDLIRLAQWLGKYYHHPLGDVYSVMLLTLINQGKPISTPSTVYRIDPSTPIDTLLQHLPKTAKKQRQLLSALAQHDNGMDLSALTAIGASRQTLKALLDKGLISQTEQITPTTIPPKAQLKQSHLPANDEQQHAIDTITSACDRGQYQGFLLDGVTGSGKTEVYLQAMAHVLSQGKQVLILVPEIGLTPQTKSRFANRFTAAICVLHSNLSDSERLAGWRACQTGAAQIIIGTRSSVLYPFDHLGLIIIDEAHDSSYKQQDHLRYHACDVAMVRAMFAKIPVLLGTATPSLEHLKLVNDAKLSLLKLHNRAGNANQAKLRLIDMRLGSQAIMHTDGKLSDTTFSPETVRAMRDTLAKGEQVLVFINRRGYAPILICAACGHQADCPNCDAHLTVHKNNLQPMYSTLRCHHCGYITPLPSHCPECNSSNLDSVGTGTTRLVEHLHALFANPQVSSTVYPILQIDRDTMRKKGAWDALGAQIHTDRPAILVGTQMIAKGHHFPNVTLVVIANADLGFLSPDFRSPEHTAQQIIQVAGRAGRAQKQGQVFIQTMQPHNPLLVHLVRDGYGSFAQDLLSERAKLGLPPYSHAVLIRAESTHYARAKAAISDAKACLPNPHPFAINGPIDAPMTKKNNRYQVQMLILAKHRPSLHSFLDTWWGAVQALPSTKAVRMSIDVDPVGW